One genomic window of Solanum stenotomum isolate F172 chromosome 9, ASM1918654v1, whole genome shotgun sequence includes the following:
- the LOC125877034 gene encoding uncharacterized protein LOC125877034: MLEQLRKEKMDMRSNKEKKQGNKRHKTLIDEEDVEDFPLTAPQPTQDEDEDEDEDFDIDVENDMPWKPRDFSELNSRIQQRQNQARPTGSRRINFLGDGSSVPNDLYAPKGLTWKGNASITGRMLEQSRVEKLKTKKGNGKAQQ; the protein is encoded by the exons atgttggagcaattaagaaaagaaaag ATGGATATGCGATCCAACAAGGaaaagaaacaaggaaataagAGGCATAAAACActaattgatgaagaagatgttgAGGACTTTCCCTTAACAGCTCCACAGCCTACtcaagatgaagatgaagatgaagatgaagattttGATATTGATGTTGAAAATGACATGCCATGGAAGCCAAGAGATTTTTCAGAGTTGAATTCTAGAATCCAACAAAGACAGAATCAGGCACGACCTACAGGATCAAGAAGAATCAACTTCCTTGGAGATGGTTCGAGTGTACCAAATGATTTGTATGCACCAAAGGGACTTACGTGGAAGGGCAATGCATCTATTACTGGAAGAATGTTGGAGCAATCAAGAGTGGAAAAACTTAAGACAAAAAAGGGTAATGGCAAGGCACAACAATGA
- the LOC125877419 gene encoding uncharacterized protein LOC125877419, with product MISKGFIYRLVWVRDRDSETLTLELVSVINEFPKVLSDDFPSVSPKRQIDFGIDQIRNLSLFITDGSLRMCIDYWNLKKVLSEDEHVDHLSINLQILKDYQLFAKFSKCEFWLRLVLMQNGKVIAYALRQLNFHEKYYLTLDLDLSAVLFALKIWRHHLYNVHVDVFVDHKSLQYANAVADALSRLLMSSVAHIEDGKKELVHDFHRLSHMGVRLVDSEDGGTKSLARLWLSLRERLLKKPLRLSLKWEIVYFVTKRVIRFGKNGKLSPHYVGPYQILRRFNKVAYELDLPSELASMHPVFYVLLLKKCISDPTSVVRLESVGVKESLSYEGIPNEILDHQVWKLRNKEDASMKFFGEIN from the exons atgatttctaaaggTTTTATCTATCGTCTTGTTTGGGTTAGGGATAGAGATTCTGAAACTCTTACTCTTGAGTTAGTTTCTGTTAttaatgagtttccaaaagtgcTTTCTGATGATTTTCCCAGTGTTTCTCCTAAAAGGCAgatagactttggaattgaccagatacgcaacctatctctattcatTACC GATGGTTCACTTCGtatgtgcattgactattgGAATTTGAAGAAGGTCCTG AGTGAGGATGAACATGTTGATCACCTAAGCATCAATTTGCAAATCCTCAAGGATTATCAATtgtttgctaagtttagcaaatgtgagttttggttgag ATTGGTCTtgatgcaaaatgggaaagtaaTTGCTTATGCTTTGAGACAACTGAATTTTCATGAGAAGTACTATTTGACTCTTGATTTGGATTTATCAGCGGTGCTCTTTGCTTTGAAGATTTGGAGACATCATCTCTATaatgttcatgtggatgtgtttgtCGATcataagagtttgcaatat GCAAATGCGGTTGCCGATGCTCTTAGCCGATTGTTGATGAGTAGTGTTGCTCACATTGAGGATGGTAAAAAAGAGTTAGTTCATGATTTTCATCGACTATCTCATATGGGTGTTCGCTTGGTTGACTCCGAGGATGGTGGTACCAAGAGCTTGGCTAGACTATGGTTGAGTTTAAGAGAGCGACTTTTGAAAAAGCCATTGAGGCTTTCTCTCAAGTGGGAGATAGTGTACTTCGTTACCAAG CGTGTGATAAGATTTGGAAAGAatgggaagcttagtccccattATGTAGGCCCATACCAGATTTTGAGACGTTTCAACAaggtagcctatgagttggatttgccTTCTGAATTGGCGTCGATGCATCCagtgttttatgttttgttattGAAAAAGTGTATTAGTGATCCTACTTCGGTTGTGCGTTTGGAGAGTGTTGGTGTTAAGgaaagtctttcttatgaaggGATTCCAAACGAGATTTTGGATCATCAAGTTTGgaaattgagaaataaggaagatGCTTCGATGAAattctttggagaaatcaattag
- the LOC125877079 gene encoding uncharacterized protein LOC125877079 isoform X3: protein MESDDDYQSFYMPKDVSPEVHRPRFKRLKKALAASKNQHRPPIDDVFDFPKVDFSKLEALEEDSVDSTEPEPVSSQGTEDEIRVGSVSEEKGGDSREAQQNSADSTELLSLQNSEIEIRLEPVSDEKHSEDFDDKDVLVSGQQCQEVKRSLEFGEDDDQSHGKEHKQSREIGEDLVSGDVTKEIHEEIGGIDEVIGDMNMEKLGLQLDEGDDKKKNKKKRSKGDIGREVKSKELASNKRREEKENKAFCRQLHVDTQRLLRESKDATFKPIPVVHKPISSVLEKIRKRKLEISKKTAMLISNDSIHKFSALREVTMEVDAKSAYSEEQRVDKLEIETEGKVDAHGTEMGRTTENSNIDGISVPPIKRSSEIVLDEMALDERPNAVFRAPVDDTQDLFDDSEPTGSKDVILDDLASSPSEEVMAPSLLALNLKFDSVPPDERSSSDEEDTDKENISPYIKGGGGSNSPKGDPVKAFVDDEAEEEDDSDNDLIRFGDNENDDDIDDSAELHDIIATDYKEKKIDNEKRNELHQKWLEQQDAAGTENLLQRLKCGVEQKETMSVDDELESEECEKEVNGITDMDAVPKSSTRLSSKKAKQIIVQMFVDKDDIFLSDEDEETEKRVVKQRILYNSEVTTVASPIEDESSSEIFELIKKLNTMPDKRKPKASSFFDTVLGDQKKKSSLKSSFLGRVTNHLPSSHKQSSTVVRSFIFGRDDSNSQSSMSMSEDSSDMVVKENLPNRNSTTKFGSFQAKSRSQGKNAAAGTSAAAPLFEILKRSSAPSNVCSRDVLLDLPKPLLADLRVSKRSKAEEKNSSLDS from the exons ATGGAAAGCGATGACGATTATCAGTCCTTTTACATGCCGAAGGACGTTTCGCCGGAGGTCCACCGTCCGAGATTCAAACGTTTAAAGAAAGCTCTAGCAGCCTCCAAAAATCAACATCGTCCCCCAATAGACGACGTCTTTGACTTTCCTAAGGTTGATTTTTCCAAATTGGAAGCTTTAGAAGAAGATTCTGTTGATTCAACTGAACCTGAACCTGTCTCATCACAGGGCACCGAGGATGAGATAAGAGTTGGATCTGTTTCTGAGGAAAAGGGCGGTGATAGTAGGGAAGCTCAACAAAATTCTGCTGATTCTACTGAACTCCTATCACTACAAAACAGCGAAATTGAGATCAGATTAGAGCCTGTTTCTGATGAGAAGCATAGTGAGGACTTTGATGACAAGGATGTTCTCGTTTCTGGTCAGCAGTGCCAAGAGGTTAAAAGATCTCTAGAATTTGGTGAGGACGATGATCAGTCTCATGGCAAAGAACATAAACAAAGTAGAGAAATTGGGGAAGATTTGGTATCTGGTGATGTGACAAAAGAGATTCATGAAGAAATTGGGGGAATTGACGAAGTGATTGGGGATATGAATATGGAGAAATTGGGATTACAACTAGATGAAGGAgatgacaaaaagaaaaataagaagaagagatCTAAAGGTGACATTGGTAGAGAAGTGAAGTCTAAAGAACTGGCTTCGaacaaaagaagagaagaaaag GAAAATAAAGCATTTTGTCGGCAGCTTCATGTTGATACTCAGCGATTATTGCGAG AAAGTAAGGATGCAACATTTAAGCCTATACCAGTTGTACATAAGCCAATATCCTCGGTGCTGGAGAAGATTCGGAAAAGGAAGCTTGAAATCTCGAAAAA GACCGCGATGCTAATCAGCAACGATTCCATTCACAAGTTTAGTGCTTTGAGAGAGGTTACAATGGAAGTAGACGCAAAGAGTGCATATTCTGAAGAGCAGAGAGTTGACAAACTGGAAATAGAGACGGAAGGGAAAGTGGATGCACATGGCACAGAAATGGGTAGGACTACAGAAAACTCCAATATTGATGGAATTTCAGTACCTCCAATAAAGAGAAGCAGTGAaattgttcttgatgaaatG GCTTTGGATGAAAGGCCCAATGCTGTATTTAGAGCTCCCGTTGATGACACTCAG GATCTATTTGATGATTCTGAACCAACTGGCAGTAAGGATGTGATACTTGATGACCTGGCCTCTAGTCCTTCAGAAGAAGTAATGGCACCGTCTCTCCTTGCTTTGAACTTGAAGTTTGATTCTGTCCCTCCAGATGAAAG AAGTTCATCAGATGAGGAGGATACTGACAAGGAGAATATTAGTCCGTATATAAAAGGTGGCGGCGGCAGCAATTCTCCAAAGGGAGACCCTGTTAAAGCATTTGTTGATGATGAAGCGGAGGAAGAAGATGACAGTGATAATGACCTAATCCGGTTTGGTGATAATGAAAACgatgatgatattgatgattCTGCTGAACTCCATGATATTATTGCCACTgattacaaagaaaagaaaattgataatGAAAAGCGGAATGAACTTCATCAAAAGTGGCTTGAGCAGCAGGATGCAGCTGGAACTGAAAATTTGCTGCAACGGTTAAAATGTGGTGTAGAACAAAAAGAGACGATGTCGGTTGATGATGAACTAGAAAGCGAAGAGTGTGAAAAAGAGGTCAATGGCATCACTGACATGGATGCAGTACCTAAGAGTTCTACTCGGTTGAGTTCAAAAAAAGCAAAGCAAATAATAGTTCAGATGTTTGTGGATAAAGATGATATATTCTTATCTGATGAAGACGAGGAAACTGAAAAGAGGGTTGTCAAGCAGCGCATACTTTATAACTCT GAGGTTACAACTGTAGCGTCGCCTATTGAGGATGAAAGTTCCAGTGAGATATTTGAACTTATAAAGAAACTTAATACTATGCCGGATAAGAGAAAACCAAAAGCATCCT CGTTCTTTGATACAGTGCTAGGggatcaaaagaaaaaaagctcTTTGAAG TCCTCTTTTCTTGGACGAGTTACAAATCATCTTCCATCATCCCATAAACAAAGTTCAACTGTAGTTCGTTCTTTCATCTTTGGACGGGATGACAGCAATAGCCAAAGCTCAATGTCAATGTCAGAGGATTCTTCAGATATG GTGGTGAAAGAAAACCTTCCAAACAGAAATAGTACAACTAAGTTTGGAAGCTTCCAAGCCAAATCAAGAAGTCAAGGTAAAAATGCTGCTGCAGGAACATCAGCTGCTGCTCCCTTATTTGAGATATTAAAGCGATCTTCAGCACCATCTAATGTCTGTTCTCGAGATGTTTTGCTTGACCTTCCTAAACCTCTCCTTGCTGATCTTAGAGTTTCAAAGAGGTCCAAGGCAGAAGAGAAAAATAGTTCACTAGATAGttga
- the LOC125877079 gene encoding uncharacterized protein LOC125877079 isoform X2, with the protein MESDDDYQSFYMPKDVSPEVHRPRFKRLKKALAASKNQHRPPIDDVFDFPKVDFSKLEALEEDSVDSTEPEPVSSQGTEDEIRVGSVSEEKGGDSREAQQNSADSTELLSLQNSEIEIRLEPVSDEKHSEDFDDKDVLVSGQQCQEVKRSLEFGEDDDQSHGKEHKQSREIGEDLVSGDVTKEIHEEIGGIDEVIGDMNMEKLGLQLDEGDDKKKNKKKRSKGDIGREVKSKELASNKRREEKENKAFCRQLHVDTQRLLRESKDATFKPIPVVHKPISSVLEKIRKRKLEISKNRTAMLISNDSIHKFSALREVTMEVDAKSAYSEEQRVDKLEIETEGKVDAHGTEMGRTTENSNIDGISVPPIKRSSEIVLDEMALDERPNAVFRAPVDDTQDLFDDSEPTGSKDVILDDLASSPSEEVMAPSLLALNLKFDSVPPDESSSDEEDTDKENISPYIKGGGGSNSPKGDPVKAFVDDEAEEEDDSDNDLIRFGDNENDDDIDDSAELHDIIATDYKEKKIDNEKRNELHQKWLEQQDAAGTENLLQRLKCGVEQKETMSVDDELESEECEKEVNGITDMDAVPKSSTRLSSKKAKQIIVQMFVDKDDIFLSDEDEETEKRVVKQRILYNSEVTTVASPIEDESSSEIFELIKKLNTMPDKRKPKASSFFDTVLGDQKKKSSLKSSFLGRVTNHLPSSHKQSSTVVRSFIFGRDDSNSQSSMSMSEDSSDMVVKENLPNRNSTTKFGSFQAKSRSQGKNAAAGTSAAAPLFEILKRSSAPSNVCSRDVLLDLPKPLLADLRVSKRSKAEEKNSSLDS; encoded by the exons ATGGAAAGCGATGACGATTATCAGTCCTTTTACATGCCGAAGGACGTTTCGCCGGAGGTCCACCGTCCGAGATTCAAACGTTTAAAGAAAGCTCTAGCAGCCTCCAAAAATCAACATCGTCCCCCAATAGACGACGTCTTTGACTTTCCTAAGGTTGATTTTTCCAAATTGGAAGCTTTAGAAGAAGATTCTGTTGATTCAACTGAACCTGAACCTGTCTCATCACAGGGCACCGAGGATGAGATAAGAGTTGGATCTGTTTCTGAGGAAAAGGGCGGTGATAGTAGGGAAGCTCAACAAAATTCTGCTGATTCTACTGAACTCCTATCACTACAAAACAGCGAAATTGAGATCAGATTAGAGCCTGTTTCTGATGAGAAGCATAGTGAGGACTTTGATGACAAGGATGTTCTCGTTTCTGGTCAGCAGTGCCAAGAGGTTAAAAGATCTCTAGAATTTGGTGAGGACGATGATCAGTCTCATGGCAAAGAACATAAACAAAGTAGAGAAATTGGGGAAGATTTGGTATCTGGTGATGTGACAAAAGAGATTCATGAAGAAATTGGGGGAATTGACGAAGTGATTGGGGATATGAATATGGAGAAATTGGGATTACAACTAGATGAAGGAgatgacaaaaagaaaaataagaagaagagatCTAAAGGTGACATTGGTAGAGAAGTGAAGTCTAAAGAACTGGCTTCGaacaaaagaagagaagaaaag GAAAATAAAGCATTTTGTCGGCAGCTTCATGTTGATACTCAGCGATTATTGCGAG AAAGTAAGGATGCAACATTTAAGCCTATACCAGTTGTACATAAGCCAATATCCTCGGTGCTGGAGAAGATTCGGAAAAGGAAGCTTGAAATCTCGAAAAA CAGGACCGCGATGCTAATCAGCAACGATTCCATTCACAAGTTTAGTGCTTTGAGAGAGGTTACAATGGAAGTAGACGCAAAGAGTGCATATTCTGAAGAGCAGAGAGTTGACAAACTGGAAATAGAGACGGAAGGGAAAGTGGATGCACATGGCACAGAAATGGGTAGGACTACAGAAAACTCCAATATTGATGGAATTTCAGTACCTCCAATAAAGAGAAGCAGTGAaattgttcttgatgaaatG GCTTTGGATGAAAGGCCCAATGCTGTATTTAGAGCTCCCGTTGATGACACTCAG GATCTATTTGATGATTCTGAACCAACTGGCAGTAAGGATGTGATACTTGATGACCTGGCCTCTAGTCCTTCAGAAGAAGTAATGGCACCGTCTCTCCTTGCTTTGAACTTGAAGTTTGATTCTGTCCCTCCAGATGAAAG TTCATCAGATGAGGAGGATACTGACAAGGAGAATATTAGTCCGTATATAAAAGGTGGCGGCGGCAGCAATTCTCCAAAGGGAGACCCTGTTAAAGCATTTGTTGATGATGAAGCGGAGGAAGAAGATGACAGTGATAATGACCTAATCCGGTTTGGTGATAATGAAAACgatgatgatattgatgattCTGCTGAACTCCATGATATTATTGCCACTgattacaaagaaaagaaaattgataatGAAAAGCGGAATGAACTTCATCAAAAGTGGCTTGAGCAGCAGGATGCAGCTGGAACTGAAAATTTGCTGCAACGGTTAAAATGTGGTGTAGAACAAAAAGAGACGATGTCGGTTGATGATGAACTAGAAAGCGAAGAGTGTGAAAAAGAGGTCAATGGCATCACTGACATGGATGCAGTACCTAAGAGTTCTACTCGGTTGAGTTCAAAAAAAGCAAAGCAAATAATAGTTCAGATGTTTGTGGATAAAGATGATATATTCTTATCTGATGAAGACGAGGAAACTGAAAAGAGGGTTGTCAAGCAGCGCATACTTTATAACTCT GAGGTTACAACTGTAGCGTCGCCTATTGAGGATGAAAGTTCCAGTGAGATATTTGAACTTATAAAGAAACTTAATACTATGCCGGATAAGAGAAAACCAAAAGCATCCT CGTTCTTTGATACAGTGCTAGGggatcaaaagaaaaaaagctcTTTGAAG TCCTCTTTTCTTGGACGAGTTACAAATCATCTTCCATCATCCCATAAACAAAGTTCAACTGTAGTTCGTTCTTTCATCTTTGGACGGGATGACAGCAATAGCCAAAGCTCAATGTCAATGTCAGAGGATTCTTCAGATATG GTGGTGAAAGAAAACCTTCCAAACAGAAATAGTACAACTAAGTTTGGAAGCTTCCAAGCCAAATCAAGAAGTCAAGGTAAAAATGCTGCTGCAGGAACATCAGCTGCTGCTCCCTTATTTGAGATATTAAAGCGATCTTCAGCACCATCTAATGTCTGTTCTCGAGATGTTTTGCTTGACCTTCCTAAACCTCTCCTTGCTGATCTTAGAGTTTCAAAGAGGTCCAAGGCAGAAGAGAAAAATAGTTCACTAGATAGttga
- the LOC125877079 gene encoding uncharacterized protein LOC125877079 isoform X1: protein MESDDDYQSFYMPKDVSPEVHRPRFKRLKKALAASKNQHRPPIDDVFDFPKVDFSKLEALEEDSVDSTEPEPVSSQGTEDEIRVGSVSEEKGGDSREAQQNSADSTELLSLQNSEIEIRLEPVSDEKHSEDFDDKDVLVSGQQCQEVKRSLEFGEDDDQSHGKEHKQSREIGEDLVSGDVTKEIHEEIGGIDEVIGDMNMEKLGLQLDEGDDKKKNKKKRSKGDIGREVKSKELASNKRREEKENKAFCRQLHVDTQRLLRESKDATFKPIPVVHKPISSVLEKIRKRKLEISKNRTAMLISNDSIHKFSALREVTMEVDAKSAYSEEQRVDKLEIETEGKVDAHGTEMGRTTENSNIDGISVPPIKRSSEIVLDEMALDERPNAVFRAPVDDTQDLFDDSEPTGSKDVILDDLASSPSEEVMAPSLLALNLKFDSVPPDERSSSDEEDTDKENISPYIKGGGGSNSPKGDPVKAFVDDEAEEEDDSDNDLIRFGDNENDDDIDDSAELHDIIATDYKEKKIDNEKRNELHQKWLEQQDAAGTENLLQRLKCGVEQKETMSVDDELESEECEKEVNGITDMDAVPKSSTRLSSKKAKQIIVQMFVDKDDIFLSDEDEETEKRVVKQRILYNSEVTTVASPIEDESSSEIFELIKKLNTMPDKRKPKASSFFDTVLGDQKKKSSLKSSFLGRVTNHLPSSHKQSSTVVRSFIFGRDDSNSQSSMSMSEDSSDMVVKENLPNRNSTTKFGSFQAKSRSQGKNAAAGTSAAAPLFEILKRSSAPSNVCSRDVLLDLPKPLLADLRVSKRSKAEEKNSSLDS from the exons ATGGAAAGCGATGACGATTATCAGTCCTTTTACATGCCGAAGGACGTTTCGCCGGAGGTCCACCGTCCGAGATTCAAACGTTTAAAGAAAGCTCTAGCAGCCTCCAAAAATCAACATCGTCCCCCAATAGACGACGTCTTTGACTTTCCTAAGGTTGATTTTTCCAAATTGGAAGCTTTAGAAGAAGATTCTGTTGATTCAACTGAACCTGAACCTGTCTCATCACAGGGCACCGAGGATGAGATAAGAGTTGGATCTGTTTCTGAGGAAAAGGGCGGTGATAGTAGGGAAGCTCAACAAAATTCTGCTGATTCTACTGAACTCCTATCACTACAAAACAGCGAAATTGAGATCAGATTAGAGCCTGTTTCTGATGAGAAGCATAGTGAGGACTTTGATGACAAGGATGTTCTCGTTTCTGGTCAGCAGTGCCAAGAGGTTAAAAGATCTCTAGAATTTGGTGAGGACGATGATCAGTCTCATGGCAAAGAACATAAACAAAGTAGAGAAATTGGGGAAGATTTGGTATCTGGTGATGTGACAAAAGAGATTCATGAAGAAATTGGGGGAATTGACGAAGTGATTGGGGATATGAATATGGAGAAATTGGGATTACAACTAGATGAAGGAgatgacaaaaagaaaaataagaagaagagatCTAAAGGTGACATTGGTAGAGAAGTGAAGTCTAAAGAACTGGCTTCGaacaaaagaagagaagaaaag GAAAATAAAGCATTTTGTCGGCAGCTTCATGTTGATACTCAGCGATTATTGCGAG AAAGTAAGGATGCAACATTTAAGCCTATACCAGTTGTACATAAGCCAATATCCTCGGTGCTGGAGAAGATTCGGAAAAGGAAGCTTGAAATCTCGAAAAA CAGGACCGCGATGCTAATCAGCAACGATTCCATTCACAAGTTTAGTGCTTTGAGAGAGGTTACAATGGAAGTAGACGCAAAGAGTGCATATTCTGAAGAGCAGAGAGTTGACAAACTGGAAATAGAGACGGAAGGGAAAGTGGATGCACATGGCACAGAAATGGGTAGGACTACAGAAAACTCCAATATTGATGGAATTTCAGTACCTCCAATAAAGAGAAGCAGTGAaattgttcttgatgaaatG GCTTTGGATGAAAGGCCCAATGCTGTATTTAGAGCTCCCGTTGATGACACTCAG GATCTATTTGATGATTCTGAACCAACTGGCAGTAAGGATGTGATACTTGATGACCTGGCCTCTAGTCCTTCAGAAGAAGTAATGGCACCGTCTCTCCTTGCTTTGAACTTGAAGTTTGATTCTGTCCCTCCAGATGAAAG AAGTTCATCAGATGAGGAGGATACTGACAAGGAGAATATTAGTCCGTATATAAAAGGTGGCGGCGGCAGCAATTCTCCAAAGGGAGACCCTGTTAAAGCATTTGTTGATGATGAAGCGGAGGAAGAAGATGACAGTGATAATGACCTAATCCGGTTTGGTGATAATGAAAACgatgatgatattgatgattCTGCTGAACTCCATGATATTATTGCCACTgattacaaagaaaagaaaattgataatGAAAAGCGGAATGAACTTCATCAAAAGTGGCTTGAGCAGCAGGATGCAGCTGGAACTGAAAATTTGCTGCAACGGTTAAAATGTGGTGTAGAACAAAAAGAGACGATGTCGGTTGATGATGAACTAGAAAGCGAAGAGTGTGAAAAAGAGGTCAATGGCATCACTGACATGGATGCAGTACCTAAGAGTTCTACTCGGTTGAGTTCAAAAAAAGCAAAGCAAATAATAGTTCAGATGTTTGTGGATAAAGATGATATATTCTTATCTGATGAAGACGAGGAAACTGAAAAGAGGGTTGTCAAGCAGCGCATACTTTATAACTCT GAGGTTACAACTGTAGCGTCGCCTATTGAGGATGAAAGTTCCAGTGAGATATTTGAACTTATAAAGAAACTTAATACTATGCCGGATAAGAGAAAACCAAAAGCATCCT CGTTCTTTGATACAGTGCTAGGggatcaaaagaaaaaaagctcTTTGAAG TCCTCTTTTCTTGGACGAGTTACAAATCATCTTCCATCATCCCATAAACAAAGTTCAACTGTAGTTCGTTCTTTCATCTTTGGACGGGATGACAGCAATAGCCAAAGCTCAATGTCAATGTCAGAGGATTCTTCAGATATG GTGGTGAAAGAAAACCTTCCAAACAGAAATAGTACAACTAAGTTTGGAAGCTTCCAAGCCAAATCAAGAAGTCAAGGTAAAAATGCTGCTGCAGGAACATCAGCTGCTGCTCCCTTATTTGAGATATTAAAGCGATCTTCAGCACCATCTAATGTCTGTTCTCGAGATGTTTTGCTTGACCTTCCTAAACCTCTCCTTGCTGATCTTAGAGTTTCAAAGAGGTCCAAGGCAGAAGAGAAAAATAGTTCACTAGATAGttga